The Methylomonas montana DNA window CTCGGCGGCGCGCTATGGTTGCTGCATTCCGTCCCGGAACCGGCACCGCCGGCCAAACCGTTGGAAATGAAAATAACCATGGTCAAGGTTACCGCGCCCAAACCTTTCATTCCGCCGCCTCCGCCGGCCCCGGCAAATCTCAAGCCGCCGTCCCAGAAAAAGCCGCAAGTCAAACCTAAATTGAAAGCGCCCCGGATAGTGCCAACGCCAGCCGAGTTTGCGCCGACCGAACAGGTCGTCAACCAAGCGTCGCCCCAGCCAGCCGTCGTGCCGGCCGAAATTTCAGTCCAGGCCAAAACCGACCCAGTACCGGTTAGCGAACCCGATTACCGCGCCCACTATGCACGGAATCCGGCGCCCGTTTATCCGACCAGGGCGCAAAACCAAGGCTGGCAAGGCAAGGTGTTATTACGGGTGGTGGTGTCGGTCGAAGGTCTTAGCGAAACGGTGACGGTCGATGAAAGCAGCAGTTACGACATTCTCGACGAGTCGGCGCTGGCAGCCGTGAAGCAATGGCAGTTTACCCCGGCCATGCAAGGCGATACGCCGCTGGCGAGCACCGTGCTGGTGCCGATTATTTTTACCTTGCGCGATTAACCGGCCACGCCAAGCTCGAATTTTCAAAATACAACGGCGATAGTTAATGTGGGGGAAGGCTAGTTCGGCCTTTGCCAATATTTG harbors:
- a CDS encoding energy transducer TonB, whose product is MREYFPQLGQSEAPFVGTASNGRPALVPVAPGVKRRPIKERSARMLTLLFVLVLTLHLGGALWLLHSVPEPAPPAKPLEMKITMVKVTAPKPFIPPPPPAPANLKPPSQKKPQVKPKLKAPRIVPTPAEFAPTEQVVNQASPQPAVVPAEISVQAKTDPVPVSEPDYRAHYARNPAPVYPTRAQNQGWQGKVLLRVVVSVEGLSETVTVDESSSYDILDESALAAVKQWQFTPAMQGDTPLASTVLVPIIFTLRD